CTCTAGACTTGGCCAAACCTGCTAGGAAGGGCaaatcttcctttcctcccttgttGAGTTAGTTGAGTGTAACATACTCAGCTGTAGCATCATTGCCATACTTTGCAGGCTGTGGACGGCTGGGAGCTAAGTGGGTGAAATTGGGATTCTCTAAGACCAGCAGCTGAGAATCCAGAAATAGAGCAGATCAGCTGCAGCTTCCCTGTTCAATGCATGGGAATTGGAGGTTATGCTATGTCTGAACACTGGGTGTTATGTTTTGATACCTGTCAAGTCATCAAAAAGTGACTTTGGTCAAAAGTATCTATTTAGCTGAATCAAAACCTTGGCACAGAGTCTGACTCGGGAGTCTATATTTCTTTTTCTGCATCTCACAGTCATCACCAAACTTGTGGAGATAAGATGTCAACGGAAAAGGCTGTCAGTCCCACGGAGGAACAGGTGGAAATCCTGGAGTACAATTTCAACAAAGTGAACAAGCACCCTGACCCTGCTACCCTTTGCCTTATTGCTGCCGAGGCAGGCCTGACCGAGGAAGAGACCCTGGTAAGAACACACCTCTGGTCATCTCAGATTGACTTCCTTTTGAATTCAGGCGGCTACTCTCTTCCTTGCATTGAATGTACATAATGCATTTGCCTTTCATTACAATGGGCAAGTCAGACATGTGATTGTGTTGTAACAAAGATTTGATAGTGATCTTTGGAAAGTGTGAAcaaccctgagtcctcttcagggttgagaagggtggtataaaaaacccacaaataaatagataaataaataaataatatactgtTCATTTTAGGATAAAATACCATTGAGACCAGCGTGATGTAGGGATTTCAGcactggactaggactctggagatcagggttcaaagcCTTGCTCAATCATGGGAACTCTGGctcgatcagtggttcccaacttttggacctccaggagttttggactccaactcccagaaatcacacagCTTACCAGCGGTTTGGAATTGTTGGGGCTGAAGCCCAAATcacttggaggcccaaaggttgggaaccactgggctagatgatcttgggcaagtgaTACTCTCCGACTTAGAGGAAGGagatcctctctgaacaaatcttgtatgGACAACTCTGTGATAGGTTAACCTTAAAGTTGCCATAGgccagaaacaatttgaaaggaCATAACAAGAACAAAACAGTGAGGCCTAAAGCCTCTAAGAAAACTCAACCATCTCAATGTTACCAGCTAATAGTTGCCCTGAGTAATGGATGGTCCCCATCTCCAGTGTCTTCACTCTTTATCACCATACTGAGgagctcaatgggttaaacatgAACCTAGTGTGAACCTATCGtgaggtttccttggcaagagaaggtttgctttcccctttctctgaggcagagagaggaTGATtggcctaaggtcacccagtaggtttccaaggctgagcaggaatgccaaccctggtctccagagtcacagttcaACACACAAATCATTACACCATACTgtctggggttggactggaatatGCTCCTGTATTTCTAATGGTTATGTAGAAGAGTGAATTTCAGTGGTCATTGCTTGTTACCTAGTTATATGGTGAGGTTTGGAGAATCAAGCACCAAGAATCTAAAATAACCCAGACCCAGTCTAACAGGATTAGATTTTCCTATGGTGAATTTCTCACCCCTGCCATTCTGCCCCACAGTTTAGAGGTTTTATACTTCTATCAGCAGCTGCAATTAAAAGTGATGAATGGGTAAATGAGTGAGGTGGATTCTCCATGACAGGGAGGATTTTAAGACATAGGCAAATCATTAGGCCAGGAGGTGAGTGAAAATTAAAAGGATGCACCCAAACCAGGTTTCTTTATCAAGGAAACTAGCACCTTCCTTTGAGTCACCTCCTTCAGATGTTCCTCAGatcttttctacactgccatataaaatccagattatctgatctgaactggattatatggcaatgtagatctatataatccagttcaaagaagataatacaGATGATCTggtttcataatctggattatatggtagtgtagaaggggcctccatAAGCCAAATCCAAAAATAAATTGTACTTTTTAGCATTGTGAGTAAAGCTCATTATCTTAAAAAAGCTAATGtacatattttagttcttctgCATTTTTGCCGATAATCCAGAATAGTGTTTATCTTTGCTTGAGGAGTTTTTCCTTTCCCTATATTAAGTACATGTCTGCTGTTACTTTATCTGCTGTCTAATCTGCTGATTATTTATATTGCAAGAATATCAGCCCGGATGTCTTACTGGAAACCAAGTTCAGAATTTCTTCGCAAGCTTGCCCTCTGCTTTTGGC
This genomic interval from Anolis sagrei isolate rAnoSag1 chromosome 2, rAnoSag1.mat, whole genome shotgun sequence contains the following:
- the HOPX gene encoding homeodomain-only protein isoform X1, producing the protein MIHQARHHQTCGDKMSTEKAVSPTEEQVEILEYNFNKVNKHPDPATLCLIAAEAGLTEEETLRWFKKRLAEWRKSEGLPSESGSVRD
- the HOPX gene encoding homeodomain-only protein isoform X2, with translation MSTEKAVSPTEEQVEILEYNFNKVNKHPDPATLCLIAAEAGLTEEETLRWFKKRLAEWRKSEGLPSESGSVRD